DNA from Rhodothermia bacterium:
AAACTAAATACCACATTATCTCCGTCCTTCAGGGTGGAGACATGAGTACCAAATAACAAAAGACTTAATATTGAACGATAGGAAGATGTCGTCCCTATGGGGCTGGGTTGTACGATAAAAAGTGAAATAAAACCTTGTAAAATCAGAACTTACGTAATTCCGTAGTTTCCAACATGATGCTCGAATGGCAGGGCGGCCCTTAGAAAAATCCGACGGAGCAAGGATAACTTCGACTTGTCTCAGCCACCGGGCTTCGATGAATGAGGGCGAATTGCCTTGCAGAGCTGGGCGTATGGAGATGCAATATCGTGCGTCTTTACGATTCGTTCCATTGGGCATCCGCAGCGTAAGCGATGAGATTTTTCTTCAGTCCGGGACGGGCTTAGCTACGGCTACGCTCAGTTACCTTGCTTCTTTTGGCCGTACAAAAGAAGGCCGTCGGCAGGCGTTCAGCTATGCTCCGCCAGCCATTACCCGTCGTAGGAAGATGCCACCCCACGGGGCTGGGTCGTGTTTGGAAATGGTTTTATATGAAGATGTCAAAATTGTACGGATCAATGTAAAACGGGCAACACCTCCAGAATCTGCTCGCGGTATGCCTCGTACTGAGGCGGTAACTTCAGCGTTTCCCCCAAAGAAGACAAGGGTTCATCCACGGTAAATCCGGGTGTATCCGTTGCAATTTCAAATAGTACACCGCCGGGTTCACGGAAATACAACGAGTGGAAGTAATTCCGGTCTATCGGGTCGGTTATTTGAAAGCCCGCTGATCGTAGTTTCTCCAATAAAGCCAATTCGGCTACATCATTTGGAACACGAAAGGCCACATGATGAATGGTTCCTGCCGCATTAATTCCCCGTTGTCCATCAGGCGCTTCAATCAAGTCTATGAACCTTGCCGTTGTTGCAGATGGGTTTACAAACCGATGCCGCTTACCCCTAAAACCCATTGACTCATAACCCAAAAAGTCCGTAAGTACACGGGCCGTTGGGCCAATGTTTTGCAACGAAAGGGCGGTATGATGAAACCCCTTCAGTGCCACTTCTTGAGAAAAGTCTTTGGTGGTATGTGCTTGTCGCGGATCTGGATTTGCAGAAACGGTTAGTTCAACCAATAGTCCGTCGGGGTCATAAAGCCCCAAAACCGACTCACCAAAGCGCTCTTCGAGTGGCAAAAACCGAACGCCAAACGCATGGAGCCGCTCCGTCCAAAACCCAAAAGCGCCTTCAGGAACCGAATATCCTACGCTGATGGCTTGACCAATACCGGGCTTACCTTGCCGGATATTGACCCATGGGAAAAAAGTGAGGATGCTTCCCGGATCGGCATTGTAATTCCCAAAATAAAAATGGTACGTTCCCGGATCGTCAAAGTTGACAGTCTTTTTTACAAACCTCAAACCGAGTATTTGAGTGTAAAAGTCGTAGTTCTGTTGGGCGTTTCCAGCAATGGCCGTGATGTGGTGTAGCCCATTTACAAGGTTGTCCATGATCGTTGTCGTTA
Protein-coding regions in this window:
- a CDS encoding ring-cleaving dioxygenase, which gives rise to MDNLVNGLHHITAIAGNAQQNYDFYTQILGLRFVKKTVNFDDPGTYHFYFGNYNADPGSILTFFPWVNIRQGKPGIGQAISVGYSVPEGAFGFWTERLHAFGVRFLPLEERFGESVLGLYDPDGLLVELTVSANPDPRQAHTTKDFSQEVALKGFHHTALSLQNIGPTARVLTDFLGYESMGFRGKRHRFVNPSATTARFIDLIEAPDGQRGINAAGTIHHVAFRVPNDVAELALLEKLRSAGFQITDPIDRNYFHSLYFREPGGVLFEIATDTPGFTVDEPLSSLGETLKLPPQYEAYREQILEVLPVLH